In Gammaproteobacteria bacterium, the sequence CTACTTCAATCTAGGGCAGTGGCCTATCCTTTTAGGTCATTTTTTTGCGTTTCTCGCCTACCTCCATATTGGAACGCTGCCTGCCCTACTGGTTTCAGTAAGCTCAGGGCTGGCCATGTGGCCAAGCGCCTTAACGTCACTTCCACCGATTGAACTCCTGATCATCATCACCGTGCATGCCTGGCGGCCCGTGGCGTTTGGCACGCTCGTGTCAATCCTTGCCGCAGTGTTCCTTCCGCTACTGCTGTTGTTGCAAATTTTTTTCGAGCCGCTGCCGGGCCGTACCGAAACCGTGATGACCGGCATGGCCATAGAAGGCCTCGTGCTTGTCTTGTCCGCCTATCTTGCCGAAGCCTTCTCGAAGCTTCCATTTTTTCGCGACCGCGCAACCTCGTTTCGCAGTCACCTTACCGAATACTTTACATTGTTTAGTGTGCTTCCCGTGGTTTGCCTACTGATTTGGTCGACCACGTCTTATAGCCAGAAAATGACAAGGCAATTTCATGAGCAACTCCGCAGCAGCCAGCAGCTGAGTTTAGAACGAATCCAGCAGTACCTCGACAACTATTCGCACATCTTGGCTGCGGTCGCTCCTGCTGTGGCGACTGAGGCACACCCTTCCGAGCTGCGGACATACCTCACAGCGATTCATGGCGAATTTCCCGGTTTTAAGACGTTGTTCATCGCCGATTTCAAAGGACAACTGCTCGCCACATCTCCCGATCTCATCAAGAGAGGATTCGGGAAGTCTAACTTATCCGTTGCCGATCGCGCCTATTTCAAAGCCGCTGCCGTCAGCCAGAAGCCCTACATCAGCCAGGTATTTCGAGGACGCGGTCCGGGGCAAAAACCTATTGTCGTCATCAGTATTCCATTACTGAGGGACAATGGCGCATTTGCTGGCATCATCGCTGGGTCACTTCAATTGGAAAGCCTAAAACCACTGCTTCACCAGCCGACAGCAGACAGCACAGTGGCTTTGATTGATGCCACTGGCCACATGATTGCTGCGGTTGGTCCTGATGCCCCAGAAAGCCTTACTAGTATCCCGTCTGATTCCTCCTTGGCGCTGACACGAATGCATACCAATTATTTTGGTCATGTTGCTCAGGATGACGCACTGGTTGGTATCACAACCCTCCATGGGCCAGGCTGGAAATTGACCCATATTCAGCCATTACACACCACGATCTATGAAATCAATTTATACACGCTGATCGTTTCTGCCATTGCTTGGTTGTTTGTCCTTGCCAGTCGAGGATTGGCGCACCGATTGGCACAACAAATTGCCAAACCACTCGAGCAGCTTCAATCCACCGTTGAGAAAATCCGGCCCAATAAACCTCTGGTGCAGCTTGAGCTGGACAACAAGACACCGGCTGAAATCACTCGACTCGCGAAAACTTTAAACCAGACTCTGCATGAGCTGGAGGTGGCACGTCTCAAACTAAAGCACGTAGCCAGTGAAAAAACTGAACTCTACGAACAACTACAGCGGCAAAACCGGTCGTTGGACGAAATCATCAAGGAAAAGACGGAAGCCTTGCTGGCCGCAAAACAAGAGGCGGAAACACTGGCCGCCAATCGGAGCACCTACCTAGCCACCATGTCGCACGAAATCAAAACACCGCTCAGCGGCATTCTCGGTATGCTCTATCTGTTTGAACGCGATAACCTTACTGATGAACAACGTGAACAGATAGAAACCATAGAGCATTGCGCCCAATCATTGTTGCAATTGATCAACGATATTCTTGAGAATGCCCGAATGGAATCAGGGGCGATGCGCTTAAATTGGCAAGTACTGGATGCTCAAGCGCTCTGTGAAGAAGTCACCAGACTGTTTCAGTCGAACGCCAAGGCGAAAGGTCTCAAGCTCAGCCACCACATTGCTCCGGAAATCCTCGACTTACCTCCGATTCTTGGTGATGGACAGCGCATCAAACAAGTTTTGTCAAATCTGCTGTCGAATGCCATTAAGTTTTCGGACCAAGGAGAGATTCGTCTGGTGCTGACACGCTATCGGACAGAATCGTCAAAAGTGTGGTTAAAATTTACGCTCATTGACCAAGGGATTGGCATACCAAAAGCGCATCTCGATCGAATCTTCAAACCCTTCGAGCAAGTCGATCAGAAAGGTGAGCCAGCACACCATGGCAGTGGTCTTGGACTTGCCATTTCACGAAAACTGGCCATACTCATGGGAGGACACCTGGAGGCAGACTCGGTGCCAGGCAAAGGCACGAAATTCAGTCTTCTGGTGCCAGTCAAGTTCGTTGATCAAGCGCATGACAAAGAATTCTCTCATCTATCCACAAATGCGCGCATTTTGGTTGTCGAAGACAATGTTGTGAACCAAAAGATTCTCAGTTCCATCATCCGCAACCAAAATCTCGAGTGTAACGTGGTGAACAATGGCCGGGAATGTCTGACTGCATTAGCCAAAAACACCTACGATCTCGTTTTTATGGACTGTCAGATGCCGGAAATGGATGGCTTCGAGGCAACAAGGCGTATCCGTGAATCCGCTTCGTCCTACGCAAACATTCCAATTATCGCTGTGACCGCACATGCCTCAGCGCTAGATAGAGAACGTTGCTTAAGCGCGGGAATGAACGAACACATCGGGAAACCCTATAGCCTCGATCGAATCAAGGAGATACTCGCCCAGTTTCTCACGGTTTCGGGACAGCCCTCTGATCGTGCTGCGCAATCAACTGACGAATAATCGCCTGCCCAATTTCCATCCGTGTTTTTTGTGTGGTTTCTGTCATCGGCTCTGGTGCGCCTTGACACCAAATTGGATTTGGCCAGGCGGCATCATGATGAAAACGAACAACTAGGTGCACATGCAACTGTGGCACCTGATTGCCTAGTGCAGCGACATTCAACTTATTGCCAGAAAGGGCCTTCATAAGCGACTCGCCAAAGTATGCAATCTCATCTTGAAGCAGGATTCGGTCGGCTTGCGACAGTTCGTATACTTCGCGAATATTCGGCCGCCTCGGCACCAAGATAAACCACGGGAACCGCTCATCATTCATCAGCAAAACATGACTAAGTGGTAAATCACCAACTGTAAATCCATCTCTGGCAAGCGTTGGATGCAATTCAAATCGCACTGTCATTTTAACATCCCCTTTGGTTCGTCTGTTGAGTGGGGCCAATGTCACCACCGTAAAACAGTGCTATAGTCTAACGTAAATCGGCTAGCGAATACCGTAAGTTCGATGAAATTTCCACACGTTCTGCTGTTCATTTCGTTTAGTACGTGGTTAGGGCTTTGCGAGGCACATCATGCAGGCCCTCATCCAATCCTTTATGTGGCCGAACACGGCACTGACCAGGGCAGTTGTCACGACCCAAAACATCCCTGCCAATCGCTGGACTATGCCTTGCGCCAGGCTGGCAAAGGTGATCGCGTTCAGGTCGCGACCGGCACCTACCCGGTCTCGGAAAACAGTTTGTTCTACCTGTTCACCGGAGCGATTGACGTCGTCGGAGGTTATCGGGCCGATTTCTCGGGTAAGGCAAAAGATAAGACGCAACTGACAGGTGTGCCGGCAAATCTCCGTGCGGCGCTTGCGAAGAAAGGCTTTAGAATTATCCGCGACAGAAAACGTGCCCCTTCAGACAGCGTAACTGCTGCAGTCAATGTGTATCAGAGGCTGCAAAAGCCGATCGTTCAGGGGCAGCTGCCTTGCCGCAATGGCTTTGCTGGTGACTTTCCATGTCACAATGTTGATCTTGTGGCGCGCATACCACTTTCTGCCATGAGCAGCCATCCCACCTCTACCAATGATATCTGGGGATTTGTCGATCTTAACCAGCAACGCGAATATGCCCTGATAGGTCTTGACAATGGAATCGCTATTTTTGATCTGTCGACACCGGAATCGCCGAGAGAAGTCATCAGCATTCCCGGCACCTCATCCATCTGGCGAGACATCAAGGTCTACCAGTATTTCGACCACAACGCACAACGTTACCTGGCCTATGCCTATGTCACCACCGAGGCAAACCAAGGGCTTCAAATTATTGATCTCAACCAACTTCCCGACACAGCAAAGGTCGTCAATACATTGATGGATTTTAAGCGTGCGCATAATGTGAATCTGAGTGCCGTTGACCCGGCCACTGGTCTTGCCACCAATCCGCAAACGGCCTTACTTCACATTGCGGGCGCCGACACAGCCGGCGGTGTTTTTCGCCTCTATCGGCTTGATGACCCTGTACATCCCTCGCTCGTCGCAACTGGTGCCTCGTCAGGAAGCTACATGCATGATAGCGCTGGTTTTTGGATCACAGCTGAGGATCCAAGGAGCGCACAGTGCGCTGCAGGACAAGGTCCCTGTCATCTGCTCGCGGATTTCAGTGAAGACAGCATTGATCTGTGGGACATCACCACGCCATCACAACCTAAACTATTGTCTCAAACCAGCTACGCCGGGGTTGGTTATGTGCATTCCGGGAGTTGGTCTCAAGACGGCCGCTACTTGTTTGTGCAAGATGAGTTGGACGAAGTGCAGTACGGGCAGCCGACAACATTGCGCATCTTCAACATGGATGACCTCGTCCGCCCGGTGCTGGCTGGCCAGTACCGTGGCACAACGCTCGCCATTGATCACAACGGCTTCGCTGTCGGGACACGCTATTACATGTCCAACTATCGCCGAGGGCTCACCGTCTTGGATATCTCCGACCCGCTGCAACCAACGGAAATCGGTTATTTTGATACCTTTCCCGTTCCAGCGGAAAACAGCGCTCAATTCGATGGGGCCTGGGGCGTCTACCCTTACCTGCCGAGCGGACATATTCTTGTCAGTGACATCGCCAATGGACTGTTTGTTGTGAAAGTCGTTGAACAAAACCCTGTGAATCCACCGCCTTCTACACCTTCACATTCGTCGGGCGGTACAATGGATTGGTTAACCCTTTTATTTTTTTTGCTGGCGGTAACCTGTCACAGGCCACCCGTTAAGTCTTAAGCCATTTGGCTTCAATGACTTCCTTAGGCGCCGGGCGGCCGTAAAGATAGCCTTGGAAATAGCGGCAGCCCGCTTGCTCTAGCCATTCTGCCTGTTGCGGATTTTCAATGCCTTCAGCAACAACGTGCAACCCCTTGACATCAGCGATGTCAATCACGGCCCGAACGATGGTCTGATCCACTTTCGAGTTGAGCATTTTGTGCACAAAGGCGGCATCAATTTTCACAATATCCAACGGCAGGCGGCTTAAATAATGCAGGCTTGAGTAACCGGTACCAAAATCATCCACGGCGACCGCAAAGCCGATTTCTCGCAGCTGCGCCAACGTTTGGCTAGCTCTGTCTACCTGTTCGACTAACGAGGACTCTGTGATTTCCACGACAATAGCACGCAAGGCGCCCGATGGCTGACGAACATATGGCTGAAACGAATCAACAAAGCCCGCTTGACGCAACTGTCGTGAAGACAAATTGACACTTATATAACCCGAGAATCCAAATTTCGCTTTCCATAAATCCAGCTGTTCTACCGTTTTGCGCATGACGTAGTGGCCTATTTCGCATATAAGATCCGATTCCTCTGCCACTGGAATAAATTTGGCCGGCGATATCAAACGGCCGTCATCGCTTCGCCAGCGAACCAATGCCTCAAAACCAGCTACAGCTAGGTTCCCGGATGTCACAATGGGTTGATACCACACTTCCAGTTGCTCAAGCTCTAAAGCTCGACGGAGTCCCGTTTCGATTTCAAGGCGAGCCTTCGCTCGCTGCTGCATTTCGCGGGCAAAAAATTGCACCTGATTCCGACCGGATTCCTTGGCGTGGTACATCGCAATGTCGGCATTTTTCAATAATGTCTCTGCGTCACTGCCATCCCCCGGATAGACGGCGATGCCAATACTGAAAGTGGTCCTCACATGATAGCCAGATAACTCAAACGGATGGCTCATCACCTTTCGAATCTTTTCGACCACGGTCGAAATGGCGCCAATATGTCCGAGATGCTCCAGAATAATGACAAACTCATCGCCACCGATCCGCGCAATGGTGTCATCATCTCTCAGCACACTGCGTAAACGATCCGAAATCGCCACCAGCAGCTGATCACCGACGCCATGACCAAATGAGTCGTTAATTTGTTTGAAATTATCCAAGTCCAGAAACATCAGCGCGACTGGCAGGTGCTCCCGTTTGGCCGATTCGATCGCATGCGACAATCGGTCGAAAAAGAGCGCCCGATTTGGGAGTTGCGTTAAAGGGTCATAATTGGCCAGATAAACTAGCTCCTCTTCGGCCGCTTTTCGCTCACTGATGTCGGAAAATACAATGACATATTGACGTTCCTTGAGGGCACTTTGCTCATCAATGACACTCATATTGACCCAAACCGGCAATGTGCGCCCCGACGCATTATCAATCCAGATCTCACCTTGCCAATGTCCCTGCTGGTTAAGCAAACGCCAGACCTTACGGTAATGA encodes:
- a CDS encoding response regulator, whose product is MESQPTSEQVTQSKTLSLTHRLGWLTLYLVLAYATNWSINYFNLGQWPILLGHFFAFLAYLHIGTLPALLVSVSSGLAMWPSALTSLPPIELLIIITVHAWRPVAFGTLVSILAAVFLPLLLLLQIFFEPLPGRTETVMTGMAIEGLVLVLSAYLAEAFSKLPFFRDRATSFRSHLTEYFTLFSVLPVVCLLIWSTTSYSQKMTRQFHEQLRSSQQLSLERIQQYLDNYSHILAAVAPAVATEAHPSELRTYLTAIHGEFPGFKTLFIADFKGQLLATSPDLIKRGFGKSNLSVADRAYFKAAAVSQKPYISQVFRGRGPGQKPIVVISIPLLRDNGAFAGIIAGSLQLESLKPLLHQPTADSTVALIDATGHMIAAVGPDAPESLTSIPSDSSLALTRMHTNYFGHVAQDDALVGITTLHGPGWKLTHIQPLHTTIYEINLYTLIVSAIAWLFVLASRGLAHRLAQQIAKPLEQLQSTVEKIRPNKPLVQLELDNKTPAEITRLAKTLNQTLHELEVARLKLKHVASEKTELYEQLQRQNRSLDEIIKEKTEALLAAKQEAETLAANRSTYLATMSHEIKTPLSGILGMLYLFERDNLTDEQREQIETIEHCAQSLLQLINDILENARMESGAMRLNWQVLDAQALCEEVTRLFQSNAKAKGLKLSHHIAPEILDLPPILGDGQRIKQVLSNLLSNAIKFSDQGEIRLVLTRYRTESSKVWLKFTLIDQGIGIPKAHLDRIFKPFEQVDQKGEPAHHGSGLGLAISRKLAILMGGHLEADSVPGKGTKFSLLVPVKFVDQAHDKEFSHLSTNARILVVEDNVVNQKILSSIIRNQNLECNVVNNGRECLTALAKNTYDLVFMDCQMPEMDGFEATRRIRESASSYANIPIIAVTAHASALDRERCLSAGMNEHIGKPYSLDRIKEILAQFLTVSGQPSDRAAQSTDE
- a CDS encoding HIT domain-containing protein — encoded protein: MRFELHPTLARDGFTVGDLPLSHVLLMNDERFPWFILVPRRPNIREVYELSQADRILLQDEIAYFGESLMKALSGNKLNVAALGNQVPQLHVHLVVRFHHDAAWPNPIWCQGAPEPMTETTQKTRMEIGQAIIRQLIAQHDQRAVPKP
- a CDS encoding choice-of-anchor B family protein, translated to MKFPHVLLFISFSTWLGLCEAHHAGPHPILYVAEHGTDQGSCHDPKHPCQSLDYALRQAGKGDRVQVATGTYPVSENSLFYLFTGAIDVVGGYRADFSGKAKDKTQLTGVPANLRAALAKKGFRIIRDRKRAPSDSVTAAVNVYQRLQKPIVQGQLPCRNGFAGDFPCHNVDLVARIPLSAMSSHPTSTNDIWGFVDLNQQREYALIGLDNGIAIFDLSTPESPREVISIPGTSSIWRDIKVYQYFDHNAQRYLAYAYVTTEANQGLQIIDLNQLPDTAKVVNTLMDFKRAHNVNLSAVDPATGLATNPQTALLHIAGADTAGGVFRLYRLDDPVHPSLVATGASSGSYMHDSAGFWITAEDPRSAQCAAGQGPCHLLADFSEDSIDLWDITTPSQPKLLSQTSYAGVGYVHSGSWSQDGRYLFVQDELDEVQYGQPTTLRIFNMDDLVRPVLAGQYRGTTLAIDHNGFAVGTRYYMSNYRRGLTVLDISDPLQPTEIGYFDTFPVPAENSAQFDGAWGVYPYLPSGHILVSDIANGLFVVKVVEQNPVNPPPSTPSHSSGGTMDWLTLLFFLLAVTCHRPPVKS
- a CDS encoding EAL domain-containing protein produces the protein MLASAFLGWFGWYRWHISQQRQAMLERLRASEKKLRLAMRASGQGDWNWEASADAFEFQDTKLLLGTDIPTRITVIAMLASIHEDDRLRVIRDWNNHLFGHSQMYNTAYRVKMPGGTVWLAVWGQATERDASGMAVRVSGTYRNVTAERAQEERLRLLAKAFEHTAEGVLVLDASRRIIEANQASCRLFGLAIEDLFYHRVERLLSSRQSSGHYRKVWRLLNQQGHWQGEIWIDNASGRTLPVWVNMSVIDEQSALKERQYVIVFSDISERKAAEEELVYLANYDPLTQLPNRALFFDRLSHAIESAKREHLPVALMFLDLDNFKQINDSFGHGVGDQLLVAISDRLRSVLRDDDTIARIGGDEFVIILEHLGHIGAISTVVEKIRKVMSHPFELSGYHVRTTFSIGIAVYPGDGSDAETLLKNADIAMYHAKESGRNQVQFFAREMQQRAKARLEIETGLRRALELEQLEVWYQPIVTSGNLAVAGFEALVRWRSDDGRLISPAKFIPVAEESDLICEIGHYVMRKTVEQLDLWKAKFGFSGYISVNLSSRQLRQAGFVDSFQPYVRQPSGALRAIVVEITESSLVEQVDRASQTLAQLREIGFAVAVDDFGTGYSSLHYLSRLPLDIVKIDAAFVHKMLNSKVDQTIVRAVIDIADVKGLHVVAEGIENPQQAEWLEQAGCRYFQGYLYGRPAPKEVIEAKWLKT